From one Bacillus sp. FJAT-42376 genomic stretch:
- a CDS encoding peptidyl-prolyl cis-trans isomerase, producing the protein MNDIIQITGKVKYPITIDPSVWIFDDRKADLESFFNSRTEKTNDDEDYTKSISRHWDREIKEGNEAPAPQTEKKVFKKQELAAGTFGIRFAPFLENAEIGQDAASVHIVSEDEISVISLEQAMEMIAAFSIDGKPLKEDGPMHLYFGDGSNRSFPIKKVKEIVIL; encoded by the coding sequence ATGAATGATATCATTCAGATAACCGGGAAAGTAAAATATCCGATCACCATTGATCCAAGTGTATGGATCTTTGACGACCGCAAAGCAGATCTTGAAAGTTTCTTTAACAGCAGAACAGAAAAAACAAACGATGATGAGGACTATACTAAATCCATTTCCAGACACTGGGACAGGGAAATCAAAGAAGGCAATGAAGCACCAGCCCCGCAGACGGAGAAAAAAGTATTCAAGAAGCAGGAACTTGCTGCAGGAACATTCGGAATCCGGTTTGCTCCCTTTTTAGAAAATGCTGAGATCGGTCAGGATGCAGCATCTGTCCATATCGTTTCAGAAGATGAAATTTCCGTTATCTCCCTTGAACAGGCCATGGAGATGATTGCCGCATTCAGCATCGACGGAAAACCGCTAAAAGAAGATGGACCGATGCACTTATATTTCGGAGACGGGTCCAATCGCAGTTTCCCGATCAAAAAGGTTAAAGAAATCGTGATCTTGTAA
- a CDS encoding pyridoxamine 5'-phosphate oxidase family protein: MANKVEIQLIDPLFDALQRERFVTIATIDHETGAPNVNAISWVLAPDRNRLYFALDTRSRILENIHKHPAAVINLLANESAYSIIGNAHVKYDRMEDVPLKLSLVELEISEIRDVMFYGSRISAEPQYAKTYDEKAAARLDQQVMDALKKA; encoded by the coding sequence ATGGCAAATAAGGTTGAAATTCAGCTGATTGACCCGCTTTTTGACGCTTTGCAAAGGGAAAGATTTGTGACCATTGCAACCATTGATCATGAAACAGGTGCGCCGAATGTGAATGCAATTTCATGGGTGCTTGCTCCAGACCGCAACCGCCTTTATTTTGCACTGGATACTCGTTCAAGGATTTTGGAAAATATACATAAGCATCCAGCTGCTGTCATTAATCTTCTTGCGAACGAATCTGCCTATTCCATTATAGGAAACGCTCATGTCAAATACGATCGGATGGAAGATGTCCCGCTTAAGCTTTCTTTAGTGGAGCTCGAGATCTCCGAAATTCGTGATGTCATGTTTTACGGGTCCCGGATTTCTGCAGAACCGCAGTACGCGAAAACTTACGATGAAAAAGCAGCAGCCCGTCTGGATCAGCAGGTCATGGACGCATTGAAAAAAGCTTAG
- a CDS encoding YlaI family protein, with translation MRVKCVICDQVHTINDETLLAKRLRNRPIHTYTCPECYDRIEVKTKERLSTGNFKLYRDKPAGDYWS, from the coding sequence ATGAGAGTAAAATGTGTTATATGTGACCAAGTCCACACAATAAATGATGAAACCCTGCTTGCTAAAAGGCTCCGAAACCGGCCAATCCACACATACACCTGTCCTGAGTGCTATGACCGGATCGAAGTAAAAACGAAAGAACGCCTCAGTACAGGAAACTTCAAGCTCTACCGGGACAAACCTGCTGGAGACTACTGGTCTTGA
- a CDS encoding PhoH family protein → MNKVYVLDTNVLLQDPNSIFSFDDNEVVIPAVVLEEVDSKKRYMDEVGRNARQVSKLIDGLREKGKLHEKIQLHNGGVLRIELNHRSFHELQDIFVEKTNDNRILAVANNLSNEEKLKENGRPVIIVSKDTLVRVKADALGLIAEDFLSDRVVEVDHIYTGFLDLYIDRGNLDRFYEKNELLLIEITNHPFYPNQFVIMKDALGGSASAVGMVDKTGKKVKRLFTDHDHIWGIRPRNVQQTMALELLLRNDLPLVTLVGKAGTGKTLLALAAGLMQTEDMGTFKKLLVARPIVPVGKDIGFLPGEKEEKLRPWMQPIYDNLEFLFNTKKPGELDAILAGMGSIEVEALTYIRGRSIPDQYIIIDEAQNLTKHEVKTILTRVGERSKIVLMGDPEQIDHPYLDEYNNGLTYVVETFKDQQIAGHVKLVKGERSGLAQLAADLL, encoded by the coding sequence TTGAATAAGGTTTATGTATTGGACACGAATGTACTGCTGCAAGATCCGAATTCAATTTTTTCTTTTGATGACAATGAAGTGGTCATCCCGGCTGTTGTGCTGGAAGAAGTGGACTCCAAAAAACGCTATATGGATGAAGTTGGCCGAAATGCAAGGCAGGTTTCCAAATTGATTGACGGCCTGCGCGAAAAAGGGAAGCTTCATGAGAAAATACAGCTCCACAATGGGGGAGTCTTGAGAATAGAATTAAATCACCGGTCTTTCCATGAATTGCAGGATATTTTTGTTGAGAAAACAAATGATAACCGGATTCTTGCCGTGGCCAATAATCTGTCAAATGAAGAAAAACTTAAAGAAAACGGCCGTCCGGTTATTATTGTAAGCAAAGATACGCTGGTCCGTGTAAAAGCAGATGCACTTGGGCTCATTGCTGAGGACTTTCTAAGTGACCGGGTGGTGGAAGTGGACCACATTTATACAGGTTTCCTCGATTTGTACATAGACAGAGGAAATTTGGACAGGTTTTATGAAAAAAATGAATTGCTCCTGATAGAAATAACGAATCATCCGTTTTATCCGAATCAGTTCGTCATCATGAAGGATGCACTCGGCGGATCTGCGTCAGCGGTGGGAATGGTGGATAAAACAGGGAAAAAGGTCAAAAGACTGTTTACGGATCATGATCATATTTGGGGCATAAGGCCGAGGAATGTTCAGCAGACGATGGCGCTTGAATTGCTTCTTAGGAACGATTTGCCGCTTGTTACGCTGGTAGGGAAGGCGGGCACAGGGAAAACCCTCCTGGCGCTTGCTGCGGGCCTTATGCAGACGGAGGATATGGGGACGTTTAAAAAGCTTCTGGTTGCAAGGCCGATTGTTCCGGTCGGCAAAGATATCGGTTTTCTTCCGGGAGAAAAGGAAGAGAAGCTTCGTCCCTGGATGCAGCCGATTTATGATAATCTTGAATTTTTATTTAACACGAAAAAACCGGGTGAGCTTGATGCCATTCTGGCCGGCATGGGGTCAATTGAAGTGGAAGCTTTGACATATATCAGGGGGCGCAGCATCCCGGATCAATACATCATCATTGATGAAGCGCAGAATCTGACGAAGCACGAGGTTAAAACCATCCTTACAAGGGTTGGGGAAAGAAGCAAAATTGTCCTCATGGGGGATCCGGAGCAAATTGATCATCCGTATCTGGATGAGTACAATAATGGACTGACGTATGTAGTGGAAACATTTAAAGACCAGCAGATTGCCGGGCATGTCAAGCTCGTTAAAGGAGAACGGTCAGGCCTCGCTCAGCTTGCGGCTGATTTGCTGTAA
- a CDS encoding nuclease-related domain-containing protein: MIVKERGTPIRILKLQALLRRLRKNHPKRKQIQEDLSKCIAGYRGEHSIDYYLQQLSGEKYSILHNIHIPFNQNSFQIDTLIITNQCIFILEVKNFSGTLIFDQTFKQLLRIWQGNEECFPDPILQVDRQKNSLLQFLRSKGILKWSVFPMVVISNPATAIKTNKEYPEAEKQVVHAGGILSKLKELELPLSRDEKSSSKKQVIDLLLNSHVEKDFDVMGYYKVSDLDIMCGVECSKCNTLTMERKRKAWVCTRCRNRAKEAHGLALMDYYLLKSNRITNRQFREFTGLISVSAASKLLINSSLRKEGVTKGRSYLIDSSHFKNEMKIKS, encoded by the coding sequence TTGATAGTTAAAGAAAGAGGAACTCCAATTCGAATCTTAAAATTACAGGCACTATTAAGGAGACTGAGGAAGAATCATCCTAAACGCAAACAGATTCAGGAAGATTTATCGAAGTGCATAGCAGGATATAGGGGTGAACATTCAATCGATTATTACTTGCAGCAGCTTTCTGGAGAAAAATATAGTATTTTGCATAATATTCATATTCCTTTTAATCAAAACTCATTCCAAATTGATACGCTGATTATTACAAATCAATGCATCTTTATATTGGAAGTGAAAAATTTTTCGGGAACTCTGATTTTTGACCAGACTTTTAAACAGCTGCTACGGATATGGCAAGGAAATGAAGAATGCTTTCCGGATCCTATTTTACAGGTGGACAGGCAGAAAAATTCGCTGCTTCAATTTTTAAGAAGTAAAGGTATTTTAAAGTGGTCCGTATTCCCTATGGTAGTCATCAGCAACCCGGCTACTGCTATTAAAACCAATAAAGAGTATCCGGAAGCAGAAAAACAGGTTGTCCATGCTGGAGGGATTTTATCTAAGCTAAAAGAACTTGAATTACCTTTATCCAGGGATGAGAAAAGTTCAAGTAAGAAGCAGGTAATTGATTTGCTGTTAAATAGTCATGTTGAGAAGGATTTTGACGTAATGGGGTATTACAAGGTAAGTGATCTGGATATTATGTGCGGTGTAGAGTGTTCAAAATGCAATACACTGACTATGGAAAGGAAACGGAAAGCCTGGGTCTGTACTAGGTGTCGAAATCGTGCGAAGGAAGCCCACGGGTTGGCTTTAATGGATTATTATCTTCTAAAATCTAATAGAATTACCAATCGGCAATTCAGAGAATTCACAGGATTGATTTCTGTTTCTGCAGCAAGTAAACTGCTTATTAATTCAAGCTTAAGAAAAGAGGGAGTTACTAAAGGTAGAAGCTATTTAATTGATTCTAGCCATTTTAAGAACGAAATGAAAATTAAAAGTTAG
- a CDS encoding YlaN family protein, with protein sequence MASEIAIDHREKALALLKADADKIMKLIKVQMDNLTMPQCPLYEEVLDTQMFGLSREIDFAVRLGLVYEHEGKVLLDSLERELSVLHEAFTKK encoded by the coding sequence TTGGCTTCTGAGATTGCGATTGATCATCGTGAGAAGGCGCTTGCGCTTTTGAAAGCTGACGCTGATAAAATCATGAAATTAATCAAGGTTCAGATGGATAATTTAACAATGCCCCAATGCCCTCTCTATGAAGAGGTTTTAGATACACAAATGTTTGGTTTATCCAGAGAAATTGATTTCGCCGTACGCCTTGGTCTTGTGTATGAGCATGAAGGAAAAGTACTGCTGGATTCCCTTGAACGCGAGTTATCTGTGCTGCATGAGGCATTTACGAAAAAATAA
- a CDS encoding YhcN/YlaJ family sporulation lipoprotein, translating into MLRPLLFFILSGLFMLTACSANENSQGETSTDYKSKPITVKNSIERPVDRKTGQQISKHLVDIANRVPDVNDATAVVLGKYAIVGIDVESELDRSKVESVKYSVTESLKNDPYGANAIVVADADTNQRIRQLAKEIRQGRPIGGLLDELAAIVGRVMPDVPNDTIDNQEKEPTEQDNDQLPKKDQNELDKHQNDESNHELKKN; encoded by the coding sequence ATGCTGCGACCGTTATTATTTTTCATCCTGTCCGGCCTGTTCATGCTCACAGCCTGTTCCGCCAATGAAAATTCCCAAGGTGAGACATCTACTGATTATAAATCCAAGCCTATTACCGTTAAAAACAGTATTGAACGGCCGGTTGACCGTAAAACAGGACAGCAAATTTCCAAACATCTTGTTGATATCGCCAACCGGGTGCCGGATGTCAACGATGCAACGGCTGTTGTACTCGGCAAATACGCCATTGTCGGGATTGACGTGGAATCAGAGCTTGACAGAAGCAAAGTAGAATCCGTCAAGTACTCCGTAACCGAGAGCCTTAAAAACGATCCATACGGCGCCAATGCCATCGTTGTTGCGGATGCCGATACGAACCAGAGAATCCGTCAGTTAGCAAAGGAAATCCGCCAGGGCCGGCCTATCGGAGGCCTTCTCGATGAACTCGCCGCCATTGTCGGACGCGTAATGCCGGATGTACCTAATGATACGATTGATAACCAGGAAAAAGAACCAACCGAGCAAGACAATGATCAGCTTCCAAAAAAAGACCAGAATGAATTGGATAAGCATCAGAACGACGAATCCAATCATGAACTGAAGAAGAACTAG